The sequence GCGTCAGCAGACCCGTAAAGCCGCCCACGTAGTTCAGGTCGTTGCGGGTCGCCGCCTTGGTGTTGGACGGCATCATGCCGGTGCCCGCCCAGATCATGCTGTGTTGCATCGCCAGCGTGACGAGGTATTGAATCGTCGAGAACTTGTCACCGTTCATGGCTGCCGAATTGGTGAAGCCGGCAGCGATCTTGTCCTTCCACGCCTGGCTGAACCACGGTTTCGAACTCGCGTCGGCGAATTTCTTGAAGTCGGCGGAGGGCCCGCCCATGTAGGTTGGCGCGCCGAAGATGATGGCGTCGGCAGCCGCCAGTTCTGCCCAGGCCGCGTCGTCTATTTCGCCGACCGGCATGAGTTTCGCATCCGCGCCCGCCTCGAGGGTGCCCGCCAGCACCGCCTCGGCGACTTTCTTCGTGTGGCCGTAGCCGCTGTGATAAACGATGACGATCTTCGACATGGCACTCTCCGGCAAGATGAAATAGCAGTGGGCAAGCACGGCAACGGTGCGCGCATTCAGCGATGCGGCCTCGACACGCATCGCTTACGCCGCTCCGTTGCACCTTAGCGTGCGCGGATGACAGAAATTCAGCTCCGACGGCAACGCGATGCAAGCCATGCGGCCATTGGCGGAATGTCGGCGGGCGCCGTTACCGTCCGTAGTTGACCACCATCCGCGCACTGCCGAGGGTGGCGGTACCGATCTCGTGATCGAACATGAGCGCCGGGCGTCCCTGCGCGAGGCGCAGGTCGGCGGAGCTCAGTGCATAAACGGTGATGACGTAGCGATGGGGTTTGCCGGGCGGCGGGCAGGGGCCGCCGTAGCCGTCGATATCGAAATCGTTGCGCGCTTCGACCGCGCCGAGTTTTTTCAGGAAGCCCGACGCGCTGGCGTTTTCCGGCAAGCTGTCGACGGTGGCCGGAATGGCCGCCACCGCCCAGTGCCACCAGCCGCGGCCGGGCGCATCCGGATCGAACACCGTGACTGCGAAGCTGCGCGTGCCGGCCGGCGCATCGTGCCACGTCAATTGCGGCGAGCGATTGCCGCCTTTGCAGTCGTCCTGATCGAAAACCTGAGCGGCATCCACGGTACCGCCCGCATGGAAACTGGCGCTGGTCAGCGTGAACACACCTTCAGCCAGTGCGGGCGTGCCATGGGCCGCCAATAGCGCGAGACCCAGCATCGCGCAGGTGAGGAACGGCATACGGCGGAACGGCGAAGCAAGCGAAACAACCAGGCAACGCGAGCGCATGTGCCGGTTCTCCTGTCAGGGCGCGAGGCGGTTGTCCTCGTGAGGATTATTGTCCCTATTTTGTGCCCCAAGGTCGAATCAAGTCTAACATTCGCTTTGCGACGGATCATTGTTGCCGCCGGCGGGCTGGGCGGGCGCGAAATCGGCTATAGTCGGAGGAATTGTCCGCGCGAATACAGACCGCGTACCCGATCAGTTCAAGTACCAAGAATAGCAAGGCATGTCAGAAGTTTTGGAGAGTGGTTTATCTGTCGAGGGGAGGGCAATGCAAGATCCAGTCAGGGTTGTAGTCGCTGACGACCATCCGGTGATTCTGTTCGGCGCCGAACAGGCTTTGCTCAAGTTTCCAGGTTTGCAGGTCGTCGCGCGCGCGCGACAGTCAACCGAACTGGTCAAGGTGCTGCAGACCGTGCCGTGCGATGTGCTCGTCACGGATCTGGCCATGCCAGGCGGCCAATACGGCGACGGTTTGCCGCTGATCGGCTATCTGCGCCGGAATTTTCCCGACCTTCCCATCGTCGTGCTGACGATGTTGGAAAACGCCGCGTTGCTCAAGCGGCTGAGCGAACTCGGCGTGACCTCGGTCGTCAACAAATCGGACGATCTGAGCCATATCGGGCTCGCGGTGCAGCACGTCAGTCGCCACCTGGAATACATGAGCCCGTCGGTCAAGGCGTCGCTTGATACGCTGCGTATGAATGCCGGCGGCAAGGACGAAGAAGTGATGCTGTCGCGGCGCGAGCTCGAGGTGGTGCGCCTGTTCGTCTCGGGCATGACGATCAAGGAGATCGCGGAGCAACTCAATCGCAGCATCAAGACGATCAGCACGCAGAAGAATACGGCGATGCGCAAGCTTGGCATCGATCGCGATTCCGAGTTGTTCCAGTACGCGCAGAGCAATGGCTTGCTGAACCTGTCGTCGCATTCGGTCGAGGGTACTGGCGGCGCGTCCTAGCCGCGGTCGTACTTTCGTCCGGCTGGACGAACTCAATGAAAAAAGGCCACCTGTCTCACATCGACAGGCGGCCTTTTTTATTTCATCCGCGTTGAGCGGCTGCGCTTACTGCGGCGTCGCGTTGGCGCCGCCGTGTGCCGCAGACCATTCGGCCGGCGCGTGCAGGAATTTTTCCACTTCGTCGAGCGTCTTGGTGTCGAAGTAGTTGTTTGCCTTGGCGACGCGCAACACATCCCACCACGTGGCCAGCGCGTGCAGATCGACGTCGATGTCTTTCAGCACCGACACGCTTTCCTTGAAGATGTTGTAGTGGAACAGCACGAAGCAATGGTTCACCGTCGCGCCGGCGGTGCGCAGCGCGTTGATGAAGTTGATCTTGCTACGGCTGTCCGTGGTCAGATCTTCGACCAGCAGCACGCGTTGGCCTTCGGTCAGCAGACCTTCGATCTGCGCGTTACGGCCGAAACCCTTCGGCTTCTTGCGCACGTATTGCATCGGCACCATCAGGCGGTCGGACAGCCATGCCGCGAACGGGATGCCGGCGGTTTCGCCACCGGCCACCGCGTCGATCTGCTCATAGCCGACGTCGCGCAGGATGGTGGCTTCAGCCATTTCCATCAGGCCACGGCGCACGCGCGGATACGAGATCAGCTTGCGGCAGTCGATATAAACCGGGCTCGCCCAGCCGGACGTGAAAATGTACGGTTTCTCCGCGTTGAAGTGCACTGCTTGCACTTCCAGCAGCATCTTGGCGGTGGTGTCGGAGATCGTCTGGCGATCGAAGCCTGTCATGGGCGAATCCTTGGGTGTGAGCGGGGAGAAGCGGGCGCGGGGCCCGGTGGCGCAGCAAGCGGGGTATGCCGCGCCATGATGGGCGGAATACGCAGCCGGTCAGTGGAGTGCAGGCCGGTTTTTGCTACGCGCGTAGGCCGACATTTTACCCGAAATGGGCCCTCCCGAGGAGGCCGTCGTGCGTGCCTGCCGCGAATGACGGTCATAACGGCCGCACTGAACGGGGCTTGCGAGGTTCGTTCGGGGATGGTTTGCCGCTGCTTTCCGGGCTGTTTTTGGGTCTGCTTTTTGGTCCGCTTGTGAGCGGCTTTGGGCGCCTTTACACTCACGCGACTTTCTTGGGCGGCTTTGCACGTTGGTCGCCTTCATGCCCTACGGAATGCTTTCAATGACTGCCGCTTCTTCTACCACCGAGACCCGCGAACCTGCCGAAGGCGCCCCCGCCAAAAGCGGCTATGCCGGCCGGGCGCTGATCGCTTCAGTGCTCGGGTACGCGATGGACGGCTTCGATCTGCTGATCCTCGGGTTCATGCTGCCGGTGATTGCCGTGGACCTGCATCTGAGCTCCGCGCAGGCCGGTTCGCTCGTCACGTGGACACTGATTGGCGCGGTAGCGGGCGGGCTGATTTTCGGCGTGTTGAGCGACTATTTCGGCCGCGTGCGGATGCTGACGTGGACGATTCTGATCTTCGCCGTCTTCACCGGACTGTGCGCGCTGGCGCAGGGTTATACCGACCTGCTGGCCTATCGGACCATTGCAGGCATTGGCCTCGGCGGGGAGTTCGGCATTGGCATGACGCTGGTGGCCGAGGCGTGGCCGGCGTCGCAGCGGGCGCGCGTGTCATCGTATGTCGGGCTGGGATGGCAACTCGGGGTGCTGGCGGCCGCGCTGCTGACGCCGCTCCTGCTGCCGGTGATCGGCTGGCGCGGCATGTTCGCGCTGGGATTGCTGCCGGCCGTGGTGTCGTTTTTCGTGCGGCGCCGCGTGGAGGAGCCGGCGCTCTTCACCGAACGCGTTGCACGCGGTATGCGCAAGCTGCCGCTCAAATTGCTGGTAGCCGATGGACGTACCACGCGCGCCAGCATCGGCGTCGCGATTCTGTGTTCAGTACAAAACTTCGGCTATTACGGTCTGATGATCTGGCTTCCGAGCTATTTGTCGAAGACGTTCGGTTACTCACTGACCAAGTCCGGCGTGTGGACCGCCGTGACGGTTCTCGGCATGGCATGCGGCATCTGGCTGTTCGGCATGGCCGCCGACCGTTTCGGCCGCAAGCCGACGTTCCTGTTCTACCAGGCGGGCGCGGTGGTCATGGTATTCGTCTACGCCCATCTAACGACGCCGATGGCCTTGCTGATCGGCGGCGCGGCCATGGGCGTGTTCGTCAACGGGATGATCGGCGGCTATGGTGCGCTGATCTCCGAGCTTTATCCCACCGATGCCCGCGCCACCGCGCAGAACGTGCTGTTCAACGTCGGCCGGGCGGTCGGCGGTTTCGGGCCGGTGGTCGTGGGCGCATTGGCCGCGCGCTATTCGTTCGGCGCCGCGCTCGCTTTGCTCGCGTCGATCTATCTGCTCGACATCTTCGCGACGCTCTTTCTGATCCCCGAGCGACGCGGCGCCGAGCTCGATTGACGCGCACCTGACGCACGGTACCACCGTCAGCCAAATGGCCGCTGGATGCGGCGCTGCAGCATTTGCCGGCCGGTGTTTCGCCGATGGCGAGCCATGTTAACCACTCAGTGCAACGACGCATTCGGGGTGTACACTAACCGACCCGCGTAGCACTCCGCACCGTCTTGCGCTCCGCCGAGGTTCGACGCCGCGCCCAACCGGCGCATGCGAAAACCGCTGCAGTCGATTATCCATTCGATAGACGCGAAGCGACGCCAACGGTGCGGTGTGCCGGGCCCAATTACTTACGTCTCGCAGGCTAAAAAATGGACGAACAACTTAAGCAAAGCGCTCTCGCATACCACCAGTTTCCGAAACCCGGCAAGATTTCGGTCACGCCCACCAAGCCGCTGTCGAACCAGCTCGACTTGTCGCTGGCGTACTCGCCGGGCGTCGCTGCGGCCTGCATGGCGATCTACGAGGACCCGCTCGACGCGCAGAAATACACCTCGCGCGGCAACCTTGTCGGCGTGATCACGAACGGTACGGCCGTGCTCGGTCTCGGCAATATCGGCCCGCTCGCCGCGAAGCCGGTGATGGAAGGTAAGGGTTGCCTGTTCAAGAAGTTCGCCGGCATTGACGTGTTCGACATCGAACTCTCCGAGTCCGATCCGGACAAGCTGGTTGAAGCGATCGCGATGCTCGAACCCACGCTCGGCGGCATCAACCTTGAAGACATCAAGGCGCCGGAGTGCTTCTACATCGAGAAGAAGCTGCGCGAGCGCATGAAGATTCCGGTCTTCCACGACGATCAGCACGGTACCGCGATCATCGCTTCGGCGGCGATCCTGAACGGCCTGAAAGTGGTCGGCAAGAAGCTCGACGAAGTGAAGCTAGTGTGTTCGGGCGCGGGCGCTGCGGCCATCGCGTGTCTGGATCTGCTGGTGAACCTGGGCCTGTCGAAAAAGAACGTGCTGGTCACGGATTCGAAGGGCGTGATCTACGAAGGCCGCGGCAATCTCGATCCGTCGAAGGAACGTTACGCGGCGAACACCGAAGCACGTACGCTGGCTGACGCGATCCGCGGCGCCGACGTGTTCCTCGGTTGCTCGAGCGCGGGCGTGCTGAAGCCGGAAATGGTCGTCGACATGGGCACGCAGCCGCTGATTCTGGCGCTGGCGAATCCGGAACCGGAAATCCGCCCGGAAGAAGCGAAGAAGGTGCGTCCGGACTGCATTATCGCGACGGGCCGTTCGGATTACCCGAACCAGGTCAACAACGTGCTGTGCTTCCCGTTCATCTTCCGCGGCGCGCTGGATGTCGGTGCGACCACGATCACGGAAGAAATGAAGCTCGCGTGTGTGCGCGCAATTGCCGAACTGGCCGAAGAAACCGATCAGGGCGATGAAGTCGCCAAGGCGTATGAAGGTCACTCGCTCGAATTCGGTCCTGACTACCTGATTCCGAAGCCGTTCGATCCGCGCCTGATCATCAAGATCGCGCCGGCTGTCGCGCAAGCCGCGATGGACTCGGGTGTCGCGACCCGTCCGATCAAGGATATGGACGCGTATCGCGAAGAACTCGGCACGACCGTGTACCGCACCGGCATGGTGATGCGTCCGGTGTTCGCCGCGGCGAAGTCGGAAGTGGCGCGTATCGTGTTCGCCGAAGGTGAAGACGAGCGCGTGCTGCGCGCCGCGCAATTCGTGTTGCTGGAAAAGATCGCCAAGCCGATTCTGGTCGGCCGTCCGTCGGTGATCGCGATGCGTCTGAAGAAGATGGGCTCGAAGCTGAAGTGTGGCGAAGACTTCGAAGTCGTCGATCCGGAAGACGATCCGCGCTATCAGCAATGCTGGCAGGCGTACCACGAACTCGGCGCGCGCGAAGGCGTGACGCCGGATGTCGCGAAGGCTGCGATGCGCAAGTTCAACACGCTGATCGGTGCGATCCTCGTGCGCCTCGGCGAAGCGGACGGCATGATCTGCGGGATGATCGGCCAGTACCATACGCATCTGAAGTTCATCGAGCAGGTGCTGGGCAAGGCGGATAACGTGCAGAACTTTGCTGCCATGAACCTGCTGATGCTGCCGGGCCGCAATCTGTTCATCTGCGATACGTACGTGAACGAAACGCCGACCGCCGAACAGCTCGCCGACATGACGATGCTGGCTTCGCGCGAAATCGAGAAGTTCGGTATCACGCCGAAGGTGGCGTTGCTTTCGAATTCGAACTTCGGCAGCGCGCCGTCTTCGTCGTCGCAACGTATGGCCGCAGCGCGCAAGCTGATTGCTGAACGTGCGCCTTCGCTCGAGATCGACGGTGAGATGCACGGCGACGCGGCATTGTCGGAAGCCGTCCGCAAGGCTGCGTTCCCGGGCACGACGCTGACCGGCGAAGCGAATCTGCTGATCATGCCGAACGTGGAAGCGGCGAACATCACGTACAACCTGCTGAAGATGATCGGCGGAGAAGGCGTGACGGTGGGACCGTTCCTGTTGGGCGCGGAAAAGCCGGTGCACATCCTGACGCCGGCTGCGACCGTGCGCCGGATCATCAACATGACGGCGGTGGCTTCGGCAAACGCACGCAAGGGTTGAGCAGCGCAGTCATGCTGTATTGATGGTTGATGCCAGCGGCGCTGCGTTGCGGCGTTTGCGGCAAGCCTATGAGAACGCCACGGAAGGTGCTTCCGTGGCGTTTTTTTATTTGCGCATTCTTACTGTGGTGGCCGTTGGTCTGAAGGATTCTTATGAGGCTAGGTGAGCTTTAAGAATGCTCCTATTCGGTTTTCTGTGACGCTTTTGTAAAGTTACTTCTGAAGCGCGGCACAACGCGATGGCAACGGAACAGTCGGCTGGTCAATCCTTGCATCGCATCAGGCGTCGCGCTTCTTCTGGTGTTGGATGGTGATGGTGATGGTAGCAGTAGCAGTAGCAGTAGCAGTAGCAGTAGCAGTAGCAGTAGCAGTTGTTGTAGTTGTAATCGCAGTAGAAGTCGAAGTTGAAGTTCTGGTGGTGAAGACAAGCAGTACCAATGGGTTGCAGTACTTGCAGTAAATGTGTGTTGTGAAGTTGGTAGTTGGTAGTTGGTAGTTGGTAGTTGGTAGTTGGTAGTTGGTAGTTGGTAGTTGGTAGTTGGTAGTTGGTAGTTGGTAGTTGAGGTTGAAGTTTGCAATCGAAGTAGAAGTTCGCAGTTGAAGTAGCAGTTCGCAGTTCGCAGTTGAAGTTGAAGTTGAAGTTGAAGTTGAAGTTGAAGTTGAAGTTGAAGTTGAAGTTGAAGTTGAAGTTGAAGTTGAAGTTGAAGTTGAAGTTGAAGTTCGTAGTTGTTGTCTGGCAGTTGTTTGTTTTTGGTTGGTTGTTGTTGTGTTGTTGGAAGGAGCTGTACCGCTTGTTCTTGTACACATGCATCACGTGGCGAAACAGGCAAAAAAAGGCGACTGTCCGCGAGGACAGCCGCCTTTTCCATTTCAGGCCAATGCCAGCCGGTCAAGCCGGCAAGATCACGCCGCGTGCTGCGTCTTTCCCGTTTGCGGCGAGCGCCAGCGTGTCAGCAAGTCGTTCCACTTGACCCGCACGCCCTTCAGGTTGTTTTCCTTCACGTGCCCATAGCCGCGGATGCCGTCCGGCAGATTCGCCAGTTCGACCGCCAGTTCACGCTTCTGCGCAGTCAGCCCGCCGATCAGCTCGCGCACCAGTGCTTCGTACTCACCAATCAGCGCACGCTCCGTGCGACGCTCCTCCGTCTTGCCGAACACGTCGAGCGCGGTCCCGCGCAGGAACTTGAGTTTTGCGAGCACGTGCATGGCGCTGAATACCCAAGGCCCGTACTTCTTCTTCACCAGATGTCCTTGAGCATCTTTCTTCGAGAACGTTGGCGGCGCGAGGTGGATGTGCAGCTTCCAGTCGCCTTCGAAATTCGCCTTCAGTTTTTCGATGAACGCGGGGTCGCTGTAGAGCCGTGCGACTTCGTACTCGTCCTTGTAGGCCATCAGCTTGTGCAGATTCTTCGCGACCGCTTCGGTCAACGGCAATTGGCCGTCGATCGAATCCAGCGTCGATTCCGCCACACGCACTTGCGACACCAACGCACGATAACGGTCCGCGTAAGCGGCGTTTTGCCATGCTGCCAGGTAGTCGGCGCGCTTGTCGATCAGCGTGTCGAGCGCTTTCGGCGTGTGCAACGAGATAATCTTGCTGCTGGTCGTTTCCGCTGCGGCGCCGCGTCCTTGCGACTGCGCGAGCTTGCGCACCGCAGCCAGATCATGCGCAGCGCGACGGCCCCATTCGAATGCGGCACGGTTCTTCTCGATCTGCACGTTGTTCAGTTCGATCGCGCGCATCAGCGACTGATAGGTCAGCGGCACCCAGCCGCGTTGCCATGCATAGCCGAGCACGAACGGATTCGTGTAGATCGCGTCACCAAGCAGCGCGACGGCGAAGTGATTCGCATCGACCATATCGACGCCGTCGTCGCCCGCCCCGGCACGCACGTCCGCTTCGGTGCTGCTACCGGGGAAGCGCCAGTTCGGGTTCTTGATGAGTTCGGCAGTCGGCGTATGCGCGCTATTGAGCACAACGCGTGTGCGCCCCACCTGCATGCGCGAGACGCATTCGTCGCTGGCGGTGACGATCGCGTCGCAGCCGATCACGAGACTGGCTTCGCCCATTGCGATGCGGGTTGCGTGGATGTCAGCCGGGTGCTGGGCGATCTGCACGTGGCTCATCACGGCGCCGCCCTTTTGCGCGAGGCCGGTGACGTCGAGTACCGTGACGCCCTTGCCTTCCAGATGCGCGGCCATCCCAAGCAATGCGCCGATCGTCACGACGCCCGTGCCGCCGACGCCCGTCACCAGCACCCCATAAGGGCGCGCGATCGACGGCAGCTCGGGTTCCGGCACCGGCGGCATCGTCTCACCGACGACGCCCGACGCTGCCTTTGGCTTGCGCAACTGGCCCCCTTCGACGGATACGAAGCTGGGGCAGAACCCGTTCACGCACGAGAAGTCCTTGTTGCAGGTGGACTGGTTGATCTGGCGTTTGGTGCCGTACTCGGTATCGAGTGGCTCAACGGACAGGCAATTCGACTTCACCGAGCAATCGCCACAGCCTTCGCACACCGCTTCGTTGATCACGACGCGGCGCGCCGGATCCGGATACGTACCGCGTTTCCTGCGGCGGCGCTTCTCGGTGGCGCAGGTCTGGTCATAGATCAGGATCGTTGTGCCGGCAATCTCACGCAGCTGACGCTGAACTTCGTCGAGCTTGTCGCGATGGTGGATATCGATGCCGGGCGCGAGGCCGACGTTCGCGGCGTACTTTTCCGGTTCATCGGTGACGATCACGATCTTCGTCGCGCCTTCGGCGGCGAGTTGGTGTGTGATCTGCGGCACGGTCAGCACGCCGTCGACCGGTTGGCCGCCGGTCATGGCAACCGCGTCGTTATAGAGAATCTTGTAGGTGATGTTCGCCTTCGACGCGATCGCCGCGCGAATCGCGAGCAGGCCCGAGTGGAAGTAGGTGCCGTCGCCGAGGTTGGCGAACACGTGCTTGTCGTTGGTGAACGGCGCCTGGCCGATCCACGCGACGCCTTCGCCGCCCATCTGGCTGAAGGTGCTGGTGCTGCGGTCCATCCACACGGTCATGTAGTGGCAGCCGATGCCGGCCATCGCGCGCGAGCCTTCCGGCACGTTCGTCGACGTATTGTGCGGGCAGCCTGAGCAGAACCACGGTTTGCGCTCAGCTTCGACGCGCGGGCGCGCCAAGGCCTTTTCCTTTGCTTCAATCACGGCGATGCGCGAGGCAATGCGTGCACGCACGTCGGACGGCAGATCAAACTTGTCGAGCCGAGTGGCAATCGCCTTGGCGATGATCGCCGGCGAGAGTTCGTAGTGCGCCGGCAGCAGCCAGTTGCCCATCGGCACCGACCATTCGCCACCCGCGCCGTCCTTTTCATCGAACTTGCCGAACACGCGCGGACGCTGTGCATCGGGCCAGTTGTACAGTTCTTCCTTGATTGCGTATTCGAGAATCTGGCGCTTTTCTTCAACCACCAGAATTTCCTCGAGACCGCGCGCGAAGGCTTGCGCACCTTGCGCCTCGAGCGGCCAGACACAGCCGACCTTGTACAGACGGATGCCGATGCGCGAGCAGGTTTCGTCGTCGAGGCCGAGATCGGTCAGCGCCTGACGCACATCGAGGTACGCCTTGCCGCCGGTCATGATGCCGAAACGCGCGTGCGGCGAATCGATCTCGACGCGGTCGAGTTTGTTCGCGCGCACATAGGCGAGCGCCGCGTACCACTTGTAGTCGAGCAGACGCGCTTCCTGCACCAGCGGCGGATCCGGCCAGCGGATGTTCAGGCCGCCTTCGGGCATCGCGAAGTCGTCTGGCAAAACGATTTTCGTGCGGTGCGGATCGATGTCGACCGAAGCCGACGATTCGACCACGTCGGTCACGCACTTCATCGCCACCCAGAGGCCGGAATAGCGGCTCATCGCCCAGCCGTGCAGGCCGAAATCCAGATATTCCTGCACGTTCGAGGGAAACAGCACCGGCAGGCCACACGCCTTGAAGATGTGTTCCGACTGGTGTGCGAGTGTCGACGATTTGGCGGCGTGGTCGTCGCCGGCGAGCACGAGAACGCCGCCGTGTTGCGACGAGCCGGCCGAATTGGCGTGCTTGAAGACGTCACTGGAACGGTCGACGCCCGGACCCTTGCCGTACCACATCGAGAACACGCCATCGTACTTGGCGCTCGGGTACAGATTGACCTGCTGTGACCCCCACACGGAGGTGGCCGCGAGGTCTTCGTTGACGCCG comes from Burkholderia sp. GAS332 and encodes:
- a CDS encoding Predicted arabinose efflux permease, MFS family; this translates as MTAASSTTETREPAEGAPAKSGYAGRALIASVLGYAMDGFDLLILGFMLPVIAVDLHLSSAQAGSLVTWTLIGAVAGGLIFGVLSDYFGRVRMLTWTILIFAVFTGLCALAQGYTDLLAYRTIAGIGLGGEFGIGMTLVAEAWPASQRARVSSYVGLGWQLGVLAAALLTPLLLPVIGWRGMFALGLLPAVVSFFVRRRVEEPALFTERVARGMRKLPLKLLVADGRTTRASIGVAILCSVQNFGYYGLMIWLPSYLSKTFGYSLTKSGVWTAVTVLGMACGIWLFGMAADRFGRKPTFLFYQAGAVVMVFVYAHLTTPMALLIGGAAMGVFVNGMIGGYGALISELYPTDARATAQNVLFNVGRAVGGFGPVVVGALAARYSFGAALALLASIYLLDIFATLFLIPERRGAELD
- a CDS encoding orotate phosphoribosyltransferase, with the protein product MTGFDRQTISDTTAKMLLEVQAVHFNAEKPYIFTSGWASPVYIDCRKLISYPRVRRGLMEMAEATILRDVGYEQIDAVAGGETAGIPFAAWLSDRLMVPMQYVRKKPKGFGRNAQIEGLLTEGQRVLLVEDLTTDSRSKINFINALRTAGATVNHCFVLFHYNIFKESVSVLKDIDVDLHALATWWDVLRVAKANNYFDTKTLDEVEKFLHAPAEWSAAHGGANATPQ
- a CDS encoding phospholipid-binding protein, PBP family, yielding MRSRCLVVSLASPFRRMPFLTCAMLGLALLAAHGTPALAEGVFTLTSASFHAGGTVDAAQVFDQDDCKGGNRSPQLTWHDAPAGTRSFAVTVFDPDAPGRGWWHWAVAAIPATVDSLPENASASGFLKKLGAVEARNDFDIDGYGGPCPPPGKPHRYVITVYALSSADLRLAQGRPALMFDHEIGTATLGSARMVVNYGR
- a CDS encoding indolepyruvate ferredoxin oxidoreductase — protein: MNAPLDAGQRASLEAALSSVTLDDKYTLERGRAYMSGIQALVRLPMLQQERDRAAGLNTAGFISGYRGSPLGGLDQSLWKAKQHLAAHQVVFQPGVNEDLAATSVWGSQQVNLYPSAKYDGVFSMWYGKGPGVDRSSDVFKHANSAGSSQHGGVLVLAGDDHAAKSSTLAHQSEHIFKACGLPVLFPSNVQEYLDFGLHGWAMSRYSGLWVAMKCVTDVVESSASVDIDPHRTKIVLPDDFAMPEGGLNIRWPDPPLVQEARLLDYKWYAALAYVRANKLDRVEIDSPHARFGIMTGGKAYLDVRQALTDLGLDDETCSRIGIRLYKVGCVWPLEAQGAQAFARGLEEILVVEEKRQILEYAIKEELYNWPDAQRPRVFGKFDEKDGAGGEWSVPMGNWLLPAHYELSPAIIAKAIATRLDKFDLPSDVRARIASRIAVIEAKEKALARPRVEAERKPWFCSGCPHNTSTNVPEGSRAMAGIGCHYMTVWMDRSTSTFSQMGGEGVAWIGQAPFTNDKHVFANLGDGTYFHSGLLAIRAAIASKANITYKILYNDAVAMTGGQPVDGVLTVPQITHQLAAEGATKIVIVTDEPEKYAANVGLAPGIDIHHRDKLDEVQRQLREIAGTTILIYDQTCATEKRRRRKRGTYPDPARRVVINEAVCEGCGDCSVKSNCLSVEPLDTEYGTKRQINQSTCNKDFSCVNGFCPSFVSVEGGQLRKPKAASGVVGETMPPVPEPELPSIARPYGVLVTGVGGTGVVTIGALLGMAAHLEGKGVTVLDVTGLAQKGGAVMSHVQIAQHPADIHATRIAMGEASLVIGCDAIVTASDECVSRMQVGRTRVVLNSAHTPTAELIKNPNWRFPGSSTEADVRAGAGDDGVDMVDANHFAVALLGDAIYTNPFVLGYAWQRGWVPLTYQSLMRAIELNNVQIEKNRAAFEWGRRAAHDLAAVRKLAQSQGRGAAAETTSSKIISLHTPKALDTLIDKRADYLAAWQNAAYADRYRALVSQVRVAESTLDSIDGQLPLTEAVAKNLHKLMAYKDEYEVARLYSDPAFIEKLKANFEGDWKLHIHLAPPTFSKKDAQGHLVKKKYGPWVFSAMHVLAKLKFLRGTALDVFGKTEERRTERALIGEYEALVRELIGGLTAQKRELAVELANLPDGIRGYGHVKENNLKGVRVKWNDLLTRWRSPQTGKTQHAA
- a CDS encoding malate dehydrogenase (oxaloacetate-decarboxylating)(NADP+), producing the protein MDEQLKQSALAYHQFPKPGKISVTPTKPLSNQLDLSLAYSPGVAAACMAIYEDPLDAQKYTSRGNLVGVITNGTAVLGLGNIGPLAAKPVMEGKGCLFKKFAGIDVFDIELSESDPDKLVEAIAMLEPTLGGINLEDIKAPECFYIEKKLRERMKIPVFHDDQHGTAIIASAAILNGLKVVGKKLDEVKLVCSGAGAAAIACLDLLVNLGLSKKNVLVTDSKGVIYEGRGNLDPSKERYAANTEARTLADAIRGADVFLGCSSAGVLKPEMVVDMGTQPLILALANPEPEIRPEEAKKVRPDCIIATGRSDYPNQVNNVLCFPFIFRGALDVGATTITEEMKLACVRAIAELAEETDQGDEVAKAYEGHSLEFGPDYLIPKPFDPRLIIKIAPAVAQAAMDSGVATRPIKDMDAYREELGTTVYRTGMVMRPVFAAAKSEVARIVFAEGEDERVLRAAQFVLLEKIAKPILVGRPSVIAMRLKKMGSKLKCGEDFEVVDPEDDPRYQQCWQAYHELGAREGVTPDVAKAAMRKFNTLIGAILVRLGEADGMICGMIGQYHTHLKFIEQVLGKADNVQNFAAMNLLMLPGRNLFICDTYVNETPTAEQLADMTMLASREIEKFGITPKVALLSNSNFGSAPSSSSQRMAAARKLIAERAPSLEIDGEMHGDAALSEAVRKAAFPGTTLTGEANLLIMPNVEAANITYNLLKMIGGEGVTVGPFLLGAEKPVHILTPAATVRRIINMTAVASANARKG
- a CDS encoding NAD(P)H dehydrogenase (quinone), with translation MRVEAASLNARTVAVLAHCYFILPESAMSKIVIVYHSGYGHTKKVAEAVLAGTLEAGADAKLMPVGEIDDAAWAELAAADAIIFGAPTYMGGPSADFKKFADASSKPWFSQAWKDKIAAGFTNSAAMNGDKFSTIQYLVTLAMQHSMIWAGTGMMPSNTKAATRNDLNYVGGFTGLLTQSPADASPEEAPPAGDLETARMFGMRIAGVTARWIAGAQ
- a CDS encoding two component transcriptional regulator, LuxR family codes for the protein MQDPVRVVVADDHPVILFGAEQALLKFPGLQVVARARQSTELVKVLQTVPCDVLVTDLAMPGGQYGDGLPLIGYLRRNFPDLPIVVLTMLENAALLKRLSELGVTSVVNKSDDLSHIGLAVQHVSRHLEYMSPSVKASLDTLRMNAGGKDEEVMLSRRELEVVRLFVSGMTIKEIAEQLNRSIKTISTQKNTAMRKLGIDRDSELFQYAQSNGLLNLSSHSVEGTGGAS